The following are encoded together in the Phaseolus vulgaris cultivar G19833 chromosome 9, P. vulgaris v2.0, whole genome shotgun sequence genome:
- the LOC137821117 gene encoding uncharacterized protein isoform X4 has translation MLRYSATATSGYTANSASTKRCRRKKTFAELKEEENSLLKERIYLKKEIATINANFEAQGAKNESLKKIKLDIGSNYQKNPSSTSVEPQCMVAGQPHQRIVSPTLTRPTQDDTRSQASESRPNEIESTGERFFLIPDLNMTPSDDVSCTDTLC, from the exons ATGCTGAGATACTCG GCTACTGCCACGAGTGGATACACTGCCAACTCCGCTTCTACCAAGAGGTGCAGAAGAAAAAAG ACTTTTGCTGAACTAAAGGAAGAGGAAAACTCCCTGCTAAAAGaaagaatatatttgaaaaag GAAATAGCAACTATAAATGCAAATTTTGAGGCACAGGGAGCTAAAAATGAGAGTCTGAAGAAGATTAAG CTTGATATCGGATCAAATTATCAGAAGAATCCAAGTTCAACATCTGTTGAACCACAGTGTATGGTTGCTGGTCAACCCCATCAGAGAATAGTATCTCCGACCCTCACACGTCCCACTCAAGATGATACTCGTTCCCAAGCATCAGAATCTAGGCCAAACGAAATAGAATCAACCGGGGAAAGGTTTTTCTTGATACCAGATCTCAATATGACCCCATCCGATGATGTTTCTTGCACTGACACCCTATGTTGA
- the LOC137822243 gene encoding small ribosomal subunit protein uS12cy yields MDKLTLTRQFGIQFGSESGSKGDLSVNFSTITPKKPNSALRKVARVRLTSGFEITAYIPGIGHNLQEHSVVLVRGGRVKDLPGVRYHIVRGTLDAVGVKDRQQGRSSAL; encoded by the exons ATGGATAAGCTCACACTAACCCGtcaatttgggattcaattcgGTTCCGAG AGTGGCAGTAAGGGTGACTTATCTGTCAACTTTTCCACTATTACACCCAAAAAACCAAACTCTGCCTTACGTAAAGTTGCCAGAGTACGTTTAACCTCTGGATTTGAAATTACTGCTTATATACCCGGTATTGGCCATAATTTACAAGAACATTCTGTAGTCCTAGTAAGAGGGGGGAGGGTTAAAGATTTACCCGGTGTGAGATATCACATTGTTCGAGGAACCCTAGATGCTGTCGGAGTAAAGGATCGTCAACAAGGGCGTTCTAGTGCGTTGTAG
- the LOC137821117 gene encoding uncharacterized protein isoform X2, with amino-acid sequence MQSHHAALLEQRRLAIRHRRRLRRLQSPTPCRQIQGYISFSLSLPPFLLISVVFSDFRCFTVTTARARNSLRLSRPAVVLGGSDGYLTKHSFLLHDVYFGLLPRVDTLPTPLLPRGAEEKKTFAELKEEENSLLKERIYLKKEIATINANFEAQGAKNESLKKIKLDIGSNYQKNPSSTSVEPQCMVAGQPHQRIVSPTLTRPTQDDTRSQASESRPNEIESTGERFFLIPDLNMTPSDDVSCTDTLC; translated from the exons ATGCAGTCCCACCACGCCGCTCTCTTGGAGCAGCGGCGCCTCGCCATCCGCCACCGCCGACGGTTACGAAGACTCCAGTCGCCAACACCATGCCGCCAGATCCAAGGTTATATTTCTTTCTCTCTATCTCTCCCTCCGTTTCTTCTGATCTCTGTTGTGTTCTCAGACTTCCGTTGTTTCACCGTTACGACTGCGCGTGCGCGTAACTCCCTCCGCCTTTCGAGACCTGCGGTAGTTCTCGGCGGTTCAGATGGCTACCTCACGAAACATTCTTTCCTTCTGCATGACGTTTACTTCGG GCTACTGCCACGAGTGGATACACTGCCAACTCCGCTTCTACCAAGAGGTGCAGAAGAAAAAA AGACTTTTGCTGAACTAAAGGAAGAGGAAAACTCCCTGCTAAAAGaaagaatatatttgaaaaag GAAATAGCAACTATAAATGCAAATTTTGAGGCACAGGGAGCTAAAAATGAGAGTCTGAAGAAGATTAAG CTTGATATCGGATCAAATTATCAGAAGAATCCAAGTTCAACATCTGTTGAACCACAGTGTATGGTTGCTGGTCAACCCCATCAGAGAATAGTATCTCCGACCCTCACACGTCCCACTCAAGATGATACTCGTTCCCAAGCATCAGAATCTAGGCCAAACGAAATAGAATCAACCGGGGAAAGGTTTTTCTTGATACCAGATCTCAATATGACCCCATCCGATGATGTTTCTTGCACTGACACCCTATGTTGA
- the LOC137821117 gene encoding uncharacterized protein isoform X1 — translation MLNDDWVRAAMTDETFVVEVLLRLKQTVSTESHHRLPLSWGLKQPRSRSRLATAVSRCDAAVSTRCSPTTPLSWSSGASPSATADGYEDSSRQHHAARSKATATSGYTANSASTKRCRRKKTFAELKEEENSLLKERIYLKKEIATINANFEAQGAKNESLKKIKLDIGSNYQKNPSSTSVEPQCMVAGQPHQRIVSPTLTRPTQDDTRSQASESRPNEIESTGERFFLIPDLNMTPSDDVSCTDTLC, via the exons ATGCTGAACGATGACTGGGTGAGGGCGGCCATGACGGACGAAACCTTCGTCGTCGAAGTTCTCCTACGACTCAAGCAAACCGTTTCGACCGAATCTCACCACCGCCTACCTCTCTCCTGGGGGCTCAAACAGCCGCGCTCAAGATCAAGGCTAGCAACCGCCGTCTCTCGCTGCGACGCCGCCGTTTCAACCAGATGCAGTCCCACCACGCCGCTCTCTTGGAGCAGCGGCGCCTCGCCATCCGCCACCGCCGACGGTTACGAAGACTCCAGTCGCCAACACCATGCCGCCAGATCCAAG GCTACTGCCACGAGTGGATACACTGCCAACTCCGCTTCTACCAAGAGGTGCAGAAGAAAAAAG ACTTTTGCTGAACTAAAGGAAGAGGAAAACTCCCTGCTAAAAGaaagaatatatttgaaaaag GAAATAGCAACTATAAATGCAAATTTTGAGGCACAGGGAGCTAAAAATGAGAGTCTGAAGAAGATTAAG CTTGATATCGGATCAAATTATCAGAAGAATCCAAGTTCAACATCTGTTGAACCACAGTGTATGGTTGCTGGTCAACCCCATCAGAGAATAGTATCTCCGACCCTCACACGTCCCACTCAAGATGATACTCGTTCCCAAGCATCAGAATCTAGGCCAAACGAAATAGAATCAACCGGGGAAAGGTTTTTCTTGATACCAGATCTCAATATGACCCCATCCGATGATGTTTCTTGCACTGACACCCTATGTTGA
- the LOC137821117 gene encoding uncharacterized protein isoform X3, with amino-acid sequence MQSHHAALLEQRRLAIRHRRRLRRLQSPTPCRQIQDFRCFTVTTARARNSLRLSRPAVVLGGSDGYLTKHSFLLHDVYFGLLPRVDTLPTPLLPRGAEEKKTFAELKEEENSLLKERIYLKKEIATINANFEAQGAKNESLKKIKLDIGSNYQKNPSSTSVEPQCMVAGQPHQRIVSPTLTRPTQDDTRSQASESRPNEIESTGERFFLIPDLNMTPSDDVSCTDTLC; translated from the exons ATGCAGTCCCACCACGCCGCTCTCTTGGAGCAGCGGCGCCTCGCCATCCGCCACCGCCGACGGTTACGAAGACTCCAGTCGCCAACACCATGCCGCCAGATCCAAG ACTTCCGTTGTTTCACCGTTACGACTGCGCGTGCGCGTAACTCCCTCCGCCTTTCGAGACCTGCGGTAGTTCTCGGCGGTTCAGATGGCTACCTCACGAAACATTCTTTCCTTCTGCATGACGTTTACTTCGG GCTACTGCCACGAGTGGATACACTGCCAACTCCGCTTCTACCAAGAGGTGCAGAAGAAAAAA AGACTTTTGCTGAACTAAAGGAAGAGGAAAACTCCCTGCTAAAAGaaagaatatatttgaaaaag GAAATAGCAACTATAAATGCAAATTTTGAGGCACAGGGAGCTAAAAATGAGAGTCTGAAGAAGATTAAG CTTGATATCGGATCAAATTATCAGAAGAATCCAAGTTCAACATCTGTTGAACCACAGTGTATGGTTGCTGGTCAACCCCATCAGAGAATAGTATCTCCGACCCTCACACGTCCCACTCAAGATGATACTCGTTCCCAAGCATCAGAATCTAGGCCAAACGAAATAGAATCAACCGGGGAAAGGTTTTTCTTGATACCAGATCTCAATATGACCCCATCCGATGATGTTTCTTGCACTGACACCCTATGTTGA